A region of the Saccharomyces eubayanus strain FM1318 chromosome V, whole genome shotgun sequence genome:
TTTACCGCGGTAGCCGATGGAAGCAATAACGCATTGTTCTTTTCGATTAAACTTACAGTTTTCGAGCCATCAAAGACCGCTACATTCTTAGTTTTAAACCAGGCCCTTCGTGATTACCACAAAGAGTCCGCTAATTATAATCATCGTTCATAACTCAACTTCAGTTGAGATGAATAATTCATCGAATTTCCTTTCCAGACTTTCCACGGTAGAGATTTCGTCGCCATTGGTAACTAATGGATTACACTTAACCCGTACGTAAATTTTTCTGACGGATTCGAAGATTTGGCCAATTTGCttcaattcatcatcaccaccaTTCAAGGCATTCTGTTCAAACCCAATGACGATCTTCAACCCTGTCTGTTTGATTAACATGCCAAATACAGAGACGCCTTCCAATTGGAAGATCGATTTTAACAAAGGTTTGGAATCCAAGGAAGTCCAGGTAATTAGAGGGCTCTCAAAATAGTCCAATGATATATTAGAAAGGACGTTATACTTCAGAACATCATTCAACTCATTTTCGGTCTCATTGGGAACATAAATCAGTATAGGTTTATCAAGTTCGTCTATCAATGATACGAAGCAGGGAATTAGACTCATAGCGCTAGGCGTATATACGTGTGTTCTTGCAAAATGAGCTGATTTCTATGGCATAGCTTCCATGTAATATCACTTCCTTTTCTTAGCCGTGGGGATGAGCTCTTTCCGGCAAGATCTcaattatgaaaaaaaaagcaataatattcatatatatatttttagaACGATTAGTAGATAGTTCTTGTATAAATTCATTATTTAACGGTCATTAGCAATGGATTCTGCAGCGATTCTACCAAAGACCACACATTCCAACAAACTTGAACCACCTAGTCTATTGGCACCGTGGACACCACCAGAAACTTCACCAGCGGCGTATAGACCCTTCAGTAGCGGTTCGTCGTTTTTACCAATGACTTGAGCCTTGACGTCGATCTTAGCACCACCCATGGTGAAATGGACCACTGGTGTCACTTCACCAATGAAAACCGTGGTTTCTGGGGTCACGTCGGTACCAAATTCATTGAGAATCACGGTACGTCCGAATGGATCAGCCTTAGTGGCGAAAGAAGAGTATGCTTGTAATTCTTGGGACAGTTGTGCGGCAGTAATTGGAAGTTTGTATTCAGAAACCACCTGGGATAGTGTCAATTTCTGTACAAGCTTTTTGAACATGTAAAAGTCcagattatttttcaaatccttGTACATATTTTCACCCATGACCAAAAGGGCCCTATTATCGTCCTGAGGACATTGCTTTTGAACAGCTTCAGTGACGACGTCTCTTGTATTCAATTCGTTAACAAATCTTTTCCCGGTGGCAGGGTTTAATAGAATACCACCGAGACCTCTGAGGGCTTCCGCAGCTAAAAATTTCCAGCTGGAGTTACGATCACTTGGATCAATGAACCCGGTGGGGTGAACTTGAATTTGGTTCATATCAATCATGTCAGCACCGAGTTTCTGTAAGAGCCTTTGACCGTCCCCGGTAGTTTGTTGGCCATTTGTTGTTGGCAGGTCCACCAAATCAGGCGCATATTGCTTAAGCATTTCCTTGGAAAACCCAAATCCTCCGGAACAGAAAACAACGTTGGAAGCGGTTATCAAGTGCTCTTCACCATCTTTGTTTTCGTAAACTATAGCGGAAACGGAGTTgtccttttcttggatgTCGACCACTTTACTATCTAGATGAATCTTGACTAATTCAGGCTTAGTTTCGGCCAATTTTTTAAGATTGTTGGACAAAGCAGAAACTATTTCGAAACCTGGAGGCAACTTTCCTGATGATCTGTGGGTTCTTGCCACGGAATGACCACCCAGTTGGGACAATAGATCCAACTTCAAGTcgaattcatttttcagCCACTCAATGGCTAAGGGAGAGTCGGTAGCCAGCTTGCCCATTAATGCTTGGACACCTTTACCCTTAGCAGACTTGACGGTGTCATCCTCGAACAAACGTGGCGAGTCCTCGATGTGGAAGTGGCGTTGGGTCTCAGTGGAGGCACCATTGATACCACTGGAGGCCTTGATGGAGTTACCACCAATGGAAGATGCCTTTTCGAGGATAGTTACAGgaatattatatttattaACCAATTCGTTGGCAGTGGCCAATCCGGCCAAACCGGTACcgataacaacaacaggagaagaagacatttGTGGTTGCGGATGTGTAATTACGGAAagagatgaaaaaatgggGTGCGTTGGAGTGTATATTGTTCTCAGCTTTTATACGTGCAATAATGCAGACTGTTCAGGAACGGGACGCGTTGCCCCCGTTAccgtttgaaaaaaaaattttctttttcacctCTATTGTTCCAGTCATTCATTGCATGATGACAAACACGAAAACACAATGGAAGGGAAAGAAGCAGAAAGGAAACTAAAGTAAACTTTTTTGAACGTATATGTATAcagatatataaatatatatacggtTTATAAGGGTGTGCGCGGACAAACCAATGAAGAAACCCTGAAGGAGTGCACACTGGTACACTCCATCTTGAAAACGTAATAACgtaataataaaatgtGCTTCTTCACCTGGGTGCGTACGGTTGTAAACTTTAATTAAGTAccaaaaaaaccaaacatATTCAGTCGATCTtccaacaaaagaaaaaaaaaaaatgtttataattatttttcttcctttcgCTGAGAAGACCACCTTCGTCCCTCCATAATAGGGTGGTTAGATGCTGAGGGCGCTGGGAGCTAACCATTGGTTCTCAAATGTGCCGACATAATTAATCGAAATTATGGTCTGAGAGTTAGAAATCCTTGAATaacaaaaacagaaaaagaaaaaaacccatttgaatataaaatcattgatGCAAAAAAAGCCGTTAAATCTACAATGCCACGAACTTATTGTAATGTATGAAAGGGGAGGGGGGataagaaatcaaaaaaaccCGAGAGCGTCCAATGCGGGAGAGCATCAGTACTTGTAGGTTTTTATTTCGTGAATGGCATTGCCATCCACGTCGACTTCGGTGGATTCACTACGGTAAATCTTGGTAGGACCGTTGGAATCGAAGGGATGCTCCTTTGCATAATCGAAGGCCTCAGAGATGGCCAGCTTAACTTTTTCTAGAGTGTCTCTAGTGATCTGGTAGTGGAAGGATACTCTGCCACCCATTAGCTTGACGTTGTACTTTAGACCCTTCTTGACAAGGACGTCAGGGTCCATTCTGGCGGACTTTAGGTCTAGGAAGACGAAGTTGGTGTCTGCGGGGGACTCTAGCGGGATGCCTTTGTCGCTACAGAAACGGGCCAGCTCGTGGGCGAGCGAGTGAGAGTACAGCAGTTGGGCCTTCCAGTCACCGTCGATTTTGTACTGGGCCATTCTGGCCATCATACCAGACTGTCTGATACCACCACCTTGTTGTTTTCTGAAGTGAGTGGCCTTTTTGATAAACTTGAGGTTCCCGACCAAGATGGACCCGATAGGAGCACCCATGGACTTGGACAGACAGATGGAGATGGAGTCGAAGATTTCTCCGTACTGTTTCAATGGGACGCCAGCTTGCGCAGCGGCGTTCCAGATTCTGGCACCGTCACAGTGCAGCTTGAGCCCGTTCTCCATACACCAGGCTTTGATGCGGACCAGCTCTTCCAATGGGTAGACGATACCGTGCAAGgtgttttccaaagagaTCAGTCTAGTGGGGGCACCGTGGATGTCACCGTCGTCAGGGACGTAGTGGGCCTTGATGTCGTCCAAGGTCATGTAGTCACCGTTGGAAGGGATCACGGGGACGACCATGGCTTGAGACAGAATGGCAAGACCCGCGGCCTCGTGCGTGTAAACGTGGGCCCTGTAGTCGCACAGAACGGAGTATGGGGGCTGCATCAAGTGAGTTCTGATACCGATTTGGTTGGACAGCGTACCGGAGACGCAGAACAGACCTGCTTCCTTACCGGCAAGGCGGGCGACCGTCTGCTCGAGCCTGACAGTGTCAACGTCTTCACCGTAGACGGCGTCCCCGACGGACGCCTCTAGGGCAACCTGCATCATCTCTGGCGTTGGAGTGGTGAAAGTGTCCGACCGCAAGTCGTTGGCGGCGGAGGAATAGGTAGGAGGCAATTCAAATTCAGtcatatttgtttgtttgtgCGGGAGCAAGTGAGCGTGAGGGAAGCAATTACGAACTGACCAGCGATGGGAGGAAAGACaatgtatatgtatgtatatatgttaACTACAAATAACACTACACCAGACCAAGAGAGACGGAAGAACACACTCTGGCTGGCAGGCAAGCTGTACACCTGCtcctatatatatacccaTATATACCATTACAAATGCACAAATGCGTATATTATccactaaagaaaaaaagatgaaaagaaaaaggaaaaaccGGTGAACGATGCGAGTGAAAAAGTGCGCAATGAGTAACACAAAGGGCGAAGTTgcgaaaaaagaaacggcGCTGCCGCTGGAAACCGGAAGCGTAAGGCGCGGGGTGTGGGTGGCGCCTCGGCAGTTTCCGGATCCGGAAACTGCCGCCCGGCGCCGAGGACGGGCGAGGCGCCGTGGCATATGACATGTGACACGCCCCACGGCGGGTCACGTGCCGTGGGGACCACTTGGCGTGCGCTTTGTCAGCACTCTGGCAAGAGGGAGGGGGTTGCGTGGCCGTGGGCAAACAAGCGCCCCGTCTTCCTGCCCTGCCGCCGCATGGGTGTGTCGATGACGAGTGATGGACGATGCCACCACCGGTGGCGGTCTGCTTGTTGATAATAGTGCGACAGGTGAAGCTATCGTGTTAGGTTTTAGAGCTAAGCTAAGCTTCGCGCGTTTTCCCGCACTGTTCTATCTTGTGCAgtggtgaaaaaaatgggtcTGTAAATAAGCGAGCGAGAAAATGCTGTGAACATTAGGTAGGGGAAGGGCTTTTGGCTAGCATCATCGAGAGAGCACAAGCAATGAGTGGTGGCAGGGAAAGTAGTagtaacaacaacaacgacgGCAGTGATGAGCGGTTGCTGTTTCTGAGGGGCGTGGGCGAGCGCAATGAGATCGGGACTGCTTCCCGGTTTAAGCCGGCACACTACAAGAAGCCCGCCAGGAGGCACAAGTCCGCCAGGCAGCTGGTATCGGACGAGAACAAGCGGATCAACGCTTTGCTGAGCAAGGCCAACAAGACGACGGACGTCTTGCCGGCCGCCAAGCGGCTTGTGCCCAGGGCGACGTACTTCAGCGTGGAAGCGCCGCCCTCCATCAGGCCCGCCAAGAAGTACTGCGACGTGACGGGTCTGAAGGGCGTTTACAAGTCTCCCACGAACAACATCCGGTACCACAATGCGGAGATCTACCAGTTGATCGTGAAGCCGATGGCCCCCGGCGTGGACCAGGAGTACCTGAAGCTGAGAGGCGCCAACTTCGTCTTGAAATAGACCACTACGTATGTATATAGTGCAAAAACTAGTCTACATAGAAAATGCGTTCCTGGTCACGTGCGCGCTTATGCCCGTGTGTGTgtgaaaaatacataatGTAGAaactagaagaaagaaagtgaaaaaaaaataataattaaaTAACCATTATCTGCCAGAAACATACAGAGACATACACCTAGCCGCTCCCCACCGCCATTACCACCCCCCACGACCAACACATGCATGGATGTCAGTCTCTGTAATAACCACGGTTTTAGCATGTCTGTGGCTGTCTTATAGACTCTACAAGTTTCTCACCATACCCGTGGCCAGCATCGTCTCCACTCTGAAGATCAAGACTCCGCCAGCGACGAAGGTCTCTATCGACAAAATTGCCACCGATTCGCTGACTATTCACTGGGAGAATGAGCCTGTCAAAGCGGAGAACGGCGGGGTCGGAGCCCGAAACTTCATCTCCCACTACCTGCTGTACTTGAACAATACGCAGCTGGCCATCTTTCCGAACAACCCGAACTCGCTCTACACGTGCTGCTCCATCACGGGACTCGAGGCAGAAACGCAGTACCAACTGGACTTCATTACCATCAACAACAAGGGTTTCATCAACAAGCTGCCCTCCATCTACTGCATGACCAAGGCGAGAGAGGCCAATGAGACGCtaaagacaagaaaatggAGAAGGAACACCGTCACCGCGTCCACGGCTATCCAGCCCCCGAACCTAAAGGCCGACTTGTCCTCGTTGACATCTCACTGCTCCTCCGTGTCTCTTTCCGCCTTTGCGTCCAACAACACCGGTAGCAGCACGAGCAACAGCTCGCCCCTACCCGCCTACACATCCTTGACCACGCTAAAAGACTTGGACTCGTTTTCCATAGacgacttgaaaaaaatcttgatATGTGCCCAGGAAGATCTGCACGATGTGTTGTCCCAACAAACTTCGCTCTTGCAAGACTTCCAGGAGTCTAAGGTGGAGCTAGAACTAGAACTGGATAACCTGAAAACCCACTGGTCGCATGAGATCGATTTGAGGAAGTCTTTGAAGTCCAACATCAAGTCGCTGGAAAACTCTAAACTCTTGACAGATctgaaaattgaaaaactaaGCAAGAAAATCGATAAGTCCAGGGAAAAAATATCGAAAATGCGCAACGACATGCAAGATTGGTCTCAAGAAGACGCCGAACTTTTGTCACAAGACACTATAAAGGAGAAGTACCTCAGACTACTAAACGAAGCAAATACTTCTGTGGCCAAGGTCAACCAACaggttctttctttgcaaaaagaaatctcCAACATGGAGGAGTctaacaagaaattgaatgCCACTCGGAAATCGCTAGTAACGTCCCTAGTAGTGAACGCCAATGTCGAAAATGACAAACCCATTGCCAGCGGAGAACTATCTGctgtattgaaaaaactcCTTGATTTTACtcaagagaaaaatggTTTTTCAAGTACTTCTGGTGAAGAATTCTTATCCAAATTAAATGCAGACTCGTCATTGATTAGACTGATCAAGCAAGAATTAAGCATCGACCAAGATTCGGAAACGAACTGGAAATCACAAAGGTCAAATTTCCTAAAGAAAATCAGTATCTTGGAAAACCAATTTAATGAAATGAGCCTCAACAACAGAACactcaaaacaaaactgaTGGTTCAACCATACAACAATAACGGCGATTCGCTTGTGGCAACTAATTCAAACAACTCCACCGAAAACAACAGAAGTTCCGCATCGGCCACATTACCATTATCCAACAGCATGTCAAGAACTGGGTCAATAGATTTGATATCCAATAAAAACATTATAAACGGAACTAGCAACGGAGACACGGCCCCACAATTGAGATTACACAATCCGGCATCCTACCCACCTTCAAACGAGCCTACACAACCGCCAGGTAGTCTACTGAGCCAATTGACACAGGACACTGGAAACAGATCGATGCTTTCGAACCAGATGTCCCCAAATAGCGAAAATCAACAACCCTCTTCCTTTTCGCATGCTTTACCTACGACGGCTACCGTTATTGCCAATGCCACAGCAACGAACGGTAATCCCGAGTCAAATTTATGGAATAACACACAGTTTGCCCAACCGTCGCATCAACAAGAATCCGCGGAACTCGATCGAGCCTTCGAATACGATAACGCAAATCATTTGATCAGTGGCCTGCAAAATATGATCTACGATGAAGCAGACTATCCAGATAACATAAGCAATTATTCCAGGGGGTTCACTACCGACGAGCTGGACAATTACTGGACCAAACAGCAACCGCAAACTCGCAACACGAGGGAGAACTCATTCTCTACATCGGGAACACCCATGTCATCATACAAGGCCAATCCTGTAATGTCGCCATATTCAAACTCACACCTAAGGCAAAACTCCAACGCTACCAACTCGATGCACCCACAAAGTCTATTGGCTGCAACATTGAATGATGCTTCATTGCGAAGTTTTGTACGCGGTGGCTCTTTTTACAATGCTCCTCAACCAGGAACCCCATTACATAACAATGTAAATGGTAATGAAACAGGAAACCTCAGTCCGAGAGTCTCGAACGAATTCAGTATGTTAGTACCAAATCTCAGTCCACGGCGCTCACACGACGTTCCCATTATACCAGGAAACAACAACTCAACATCCTCTCATTCGAACATTTTAACAATGAACCATCAAACAACGACAGACAGCAACACGTTATTGAGCAGATTGAATGGAGCAGATAACCAGACCGATCCGAGCTCAGTGTCTGCAGAGCACACCGCAGGAAGATCGTTCCATGCCTCATCACCTACGTTTAACTCCATTTGGAACCCAACTACAAATCAGCCTTCACTACCACTCGAACAAGAACACCACTTCGATGTGCCTGTAACCCCAAAGGTGCCAACAAGGGACTCTCCCAAACCTTCGCACAAGAGAAACCAAAGCAATAGCAGTATCTCGTCAGCCTGGTCTAAGTTCAAGCACAAGTCAACATCGTCTTCCGGTAATGCCGATGCGGATATCTTAGATTCATCAACTCCACCAACCAGTCCAACCGGCAGAAGAATGTCGAAACTACTGTCCAAAAGTGGCATGAATAACCTGTTTAAACCACACAGTCATGACTCATGAACAATAATTCTGTACTTTTACaatgtgtatatataaaaggAAATATAATTTATTAATGGCAGTTTGAGCTTACTATTTCACCCAGCGAGGGTAATAgcgttttcctttttctgctgtttcttttgtcgCGTCGTTTTGATACCATTTTTTCCATCTTTTTTGCAGCTTTTTGCTAAcgtgaaaaataaaaacaaaaatagtTGTAAACACTGATGCCATTCTGAGCTTCGGAACTGTATTGCTTCGGTTTTCTTATTGACTTGTTTCCCCAAGGGCTTGTTTTTATTGGTtaaaaagaattagaaaacgATTAAGACAATAACCAACCATCTTTACTGGCTAACAAGTTAAGGGTCCTCTCGAGAAGAAATATAAATACATCATCATACGAGAATATGGCACCAATCTTCCGGAACTACCGGTTTGCTATCACCGCGTTTGCTGTCATCATGCTTATCTTACTAATCAAAACATCAACAACGGGTCCAAGTATTGATATTGCTCGTAAAGTTGCACCCACCGCCAATATTCCGAAGACACCAGAAGATGTTTCTATTTTGCCTATTAGTGATAAACCAGGATACATTGATGATGCGAAGacagaacaaaacaatccCGAGCTGACCGATGCTGTGAAATCGCAAAATAGTAACACATGTAAGAAAGACCATAAGTATGTCATCATGATCGATGGTGGTTCCTCTGGTTCCAGAATTCACGTATACGAATTTGACATATGTACTTCTCCACCTACATTGATCAATGAAACGTTTGAAATGTTACAACCTGGCTTATCCTCGTTTGACAACGATTCTGCCGGTGCCGCTAAATCGCTAGATCCATTATTGACCGTGGCCATGTCTGCTGTTCCTGTCAAGGCAAGAAGCTGTACTCCAGTTAGTTTGAAAGCTACTGCAGGGCTAAGACTTTTGGGTGAAGCCAAATCCGCAAAGATTTTGAAGGCTGTAAGGGATCATTTGGAGAAGGATTATCCTTTCCCAGTTGTAGAAGGTGACGGTATTTCTATCATGGGCGGTGACGAAGAAGGTGTCTTTGCTTGGATTACCACAAATTACCTTTTGGGTAACATTGGTACCGGTGGCTCTAAATTGCCTACTAGCGCCGTCTTTGACTTGGGTGGTGGCTCTACACAAATCGTATTTGAGCCTACTTTCCcaccaaatgaaaaaatggttGAGGGCGAACACAAGTTTGATTTAAAATTTGGTGGTGAAACGTATACGCTTTACCAATTCTCTCATCTAGGTTACGGTTTGAACCAGGTCAGAAATAAGATCAATTCCGTTCTTGTAGAAAGCGCCTTGAAGAAAGGTACCATCTTGGAAGGTGATGTTACGACGACTCATAATTTATCATCTCCATGCCTGCCACCTAAAGTCAACGCCCTCAAGGAAAAAGTTAAATTAAAGTCAGGCGAAACCTATATCATTGACTTTATGGGACCCGAGGTACCGAGTGGTCCGCAATGTAGATTTTTGGCCGACacaattttgaataaagacGCTGAATGTAAGAAGCCACCATGCTCTTTTAACGGTGCTCACCAACCTTCTTTGGTTCGTactttcaaagaaacaaatgatCTCTACATTTTCTCTTACTTTTACGACAGAACCCACCCCTTAGGAATGCCGCTATCATTTAGTTTAAATGAATTAATGGAGTTGGCAAGAACGGTATGTAATGGCGAAGAAGTCTGGAAGAGTGTTTTCACTGGGATCGAGGGATCCTTGGATGAACTGAAAAGCGACCCACACTTCTGTATGGATTTGAACTTCCAAGTATCTTTACTACACACAGGTTACGATATCCCATTAAATAGGGAATTAAAGACTGCCAAGAAATTAGCCAATAACGAAATTGGTTGGTGTTTAGGTGCGTCATTACCGCTGTTAGAATCTGACAATTGGGCATGTAAAGTCAGTAAAATTGAATAAGAAGACGGGCATAACCTCCTTAGCCCAATGTATAATAATTGAAAGGGCATGGTGTAGCGGTGATACGTGCTTATGCTATATGTCCTATTTTATATAACCTAAACATTATGTAGACGATTTTGCGTTTCGAAGATCGCTATTGTCCCCCACAATAATATCTTATTATAACACCGCCTACACGGGGGTTGAATAAGGCTTGCGGAAGTTCGAGCACTTTCGGTGAAAGCCCGCCATATCCGTAGGAATGGTTTGGAATAAACTATTTCTAGGATATACCCTCAAGCACAGCATAAAATAATTCGGTGTGAGTTCCGCCAAGAAGAACGGTCTTGTTGTTAAGTGATATTGCTTTGCTTTTGTCCTTTGACACTCGTGGATATTGCACCGATCCTTAAGAAAAgcgaaaacaaaagactAATCGGACTTATCTGGTGATGGAATGAAACCATACTTAAGTCGATCAAATCGGGCACTATATATAATCAGTTTAGTGTGCCGTACTT
Encoded here:
- the TCA17 gene encoding Tca17p is translated as MSLIPCFVSLIDELDKPILIYVPNETENELNDVLKYNVLSNISLDYFESPLITWTSLDSKPLLKSIFQLEGVSVFGMLIKQTGLKIVIGFEQNALNGGDDELKQIGQIFESVRKIYVRVKCNPLVTNGDEISTVESLERKFDELFISTEVEL
- the FRD1 gene encoding fumarate reductase, which translates into the protein MSSSPVVVIGTGLAGLATANELVNKYNIPVTILEKASSIGGNSIKASSGINGASTETQRHFHIEDSPRLFEDDTVKSAKGKGVQALMGKLATDSPLAIEWLKNEFDLKLDLLSQLGGHSVARTHRSSGKLPPGFEIVSALSNNLKKLAETKPELVKIHLDSKVVDIQEKDNSVSAIVYENKDGEEHLITASNVVFCSGGFGFSKEMLKQYAPDLVDLPTTNGQQTTGDGQRLLQKLGADMIDMNQIQVHPTGFIDPSDRNSSWKFLAAEALRGLGGILLNPATGKRFVNELNTRDVVTEAVQKQCPQDDNRALLVMGENMYKDLKNNLDFYMFKKLVQKLTLSQVVSEYKLPITAAQLSQELQAYSSFATKADPFGRTVILNEFGTDVTPETTVFIGEVTPVVHFTMGGAKIDVKAQVIGKNDEPLLKGLYAAGEVSGGVHGANRLGGSSLLECVVFGRIAAESIANDR
- the GLY1 gene encoding threonine aldolase GLY1; translation: MTEFELPPTYSSAANDLRSDTFTTPTPEMMQVALEASVGDAVYGEDVDTVRLEQTVARLAGKEAGLFCVSGTLSNQIGIRTHLMQPPYSVLCDYRAHVYTHEAAGLAILSQAMVVPVIPSNGDYMTLDDIKAHYVPDDGDIHGAPTRLISLENTLHGIVYPLEELVRIKAWCMENGLKLHCDGARIWNAAAQAGVPLKQYGEIFDSISICLSKSMGAPIGSILVGNLKFIKKATHFRKQQGGGIRQSGMMARMAQYKIDGDWKAQLLYSHSLAHELARFCSDKGIPLESPADTNFVFLDLKSARMDPDVLVKKGLKYNVKLMGGRVSFHYQITRDTLEKVKLAISEAFDYAKEHPFDSNGPTKIYRSESTEVDVDGNAIHEIKTYKY
- the IES6 gene encoding Ies6p is translated as MSGGRESSSNNNNDGSDERLLFLRGVGERNEIGTASRFKPAHYKKPARRHKSARQLVSDENKRINALLSKANKTTDVLPAAKRLVPRATYFSVEAPPSIRPAKKYCDVTGLKGVYKSPTNNIRYHNAEIYQLIVKPMAPGVDQEYLKLRGANFVLK
- the GTA1 gene encoding Gta1p — its product is MSVSVITTVLACLWLSYRLYKFLTIPVASIVSTLKIKTPPATKVSIDKIATDSLTIHWENEPVKAENGGVGARNFISHYLLYLNNTQLAIFPNNPNSLYTCCSITGLEAETQYQLDFITINNKGFINKLPSIYCMTKAREANETLKTRKWRRNTVTASTAIQPPNLKADLSSLTSHCSSVSLSAFASNNTGSSTSNSSPLPAYTSLTTLKDLDSFSIDDLKKILICAQEDLHDVLSQQTSLLQDFQESKVELELELDNLKTHWSHEIDLRKSLKSNIKSLENSKLLTDLKIEKLSKKIDKSREKISKMRNDMQDWSQEDAELLSQDTIKEKYLRLLNEANTSVAKVNQQVLSLQKEISNMEESNKKLNATRKSLVTSLVVNANVENDKPIASGELSAVLKKLLDFTQEKNGFSSTSGEEFLSKLNADSSLIRLIKQELSIDQDSETNWKSQRSNFLKKISILENQFNEMSLNNRTLKTKLMVQPYNNNGDSLVATNSNNSTENNRSSASATLPLSNSMSRTGSIDLISNKNIINGTSNGDTAPQLRLHNPASYPPSNEPTQPPGSLLSQLTQDTGNRSMLSNQMSPNSENQQPSSFSHALPTTATVIANATATNGNPESNLWNNTQFAQPSHQQESAELDRAFEYDNANHLISGLQNMIYDEADYPDNISNYSRGFTTDELDNYWTKQQPQTRNTRENSFSTSGTPMSSYKANPVMSPYSNSHLRQNSNATNSMHPQSLLAATLNDASLRSFVRGGSFYNAPQPGTPLHNNVNGNETGNLSPRVSNEFSMLVPNLSPRRSHDVPIIPGNNNSTSSHSNILTMNHQTTTDSNTLLSRLNGADNQTDPSSVSAEHTAGRSFHASSPTFNSIWNPTTNQPSLPLEQEHHFDVPVTPKVPTRDSPKPSHKRNQSNSSISSAWSKFKHKSTSSSGNADADILDSSTPPTSPTGRRMSKLLSKSGMNNLFKPHSHDS
- the GDA1 gene encoding guanosine diphosphatase; this translates as MAPIFRNYRFAITAFAVIMLILLIKTSTTGPSIDIARKVAPTANIPKTPEDVSILPISDKPGYIDDAKTEQNNPELTDAVKSQNSNTCKKDHKYVIMIDGGSSGSRIHVYEFDICTSPPTLINETFEMLQPGLSSFDNDSAGAAKSLDPLLTVAMSAVPVKARSCTPVSLKATAGLRLLGEAKSAKILKAVRDHLEKDYPFPVVEGDGISIMGGDEEGVFAWITTNYLLGNIGTGGSKLPTSAVFDLGGGSTQIVFEPTFPPNEKMVEGEHKFDLKFGGETYTLYQFSHLGYGLNQVRNKINSVLVESALKKGTILEGDVTTTHNLSSPCLPPKVNALKEKVKLKSGETYIIDFMGPEVPSGPQCRFLADTILNKDAECKKPPCSFNGAHQPSLVRTFKETNDLYIFSYFYDRTHPLGMPLSFSLNELMELARTVCNGEEVWKSVFTGIEGSLDELKSDPHFCMDLNFQVSLLHTGYDIPLNRELKTAKKLANNEIGWCLGASLPLLESDNWACKVSKIE